Proteins encoded in a region of the Anas acuta chromosome 13, bAnaAcu1.1, whole genome shotgun sequence genome:
- the TSPAN6 gene encoding tetraspanin-6, with product MASPSRRLQTKPVITCLKSVLLTYTFVFWVSGIVLLAVGVWGRVSLAVYFSLLDEKATNVPFVLVGAGVVVVLLGTFGCFATCRGSTWMLKLYAMLLSLIFLIVLVAAVVGFVFRHEIKTNFESNLNLALKNYNVTADQHSEAVDTIQRTLHCCGVQNYSDWEKTDYFAQRGIPRSCCKSQDDCSVEDLRDPNKAKLKVFVDGCFFLVTSTMESKMSVVAGISFGIACFQLVGIILACCLSRYITNNQYEMV from the exons atGGCGTCTCCGTCGCGGCGGCTGCAGACGAAGCCGGTGATCACCTGCCTGAAGAGCGTGCTGCTCACCTACACCTTCGTCTTCTGG GTGTCGGGCATCGTGCTGCTGGCCGTGGGCGTCTGGGGCAGGGTGAGCCTGGCCGTCTACTTCTCCCTGCTGGACGAGAAGGCCACCAACGTGCCCTTCGTCCTGGTGGGTGCCGGCGTCGTCGTGGTCCTACTGGGCACTTTCGGTTGCTTTGCCACCTGCCGCGGCAGCACCTGGATGCTCAAGCTG TATGCCATGCTCCTGTCCCTCATCTTCCTCATCGTCCTGGTGGCCGCCGTCGTCGGCTTTGTCTTCAGGCACGAG ATCAAGACAAACTTTGAGAGCAACCTCAACCTGGCCTTGAAGAACTACAACGTGACAGCGGATCAGCACAGTGAGGCGGTCGACACCATCCAGAGAACT CTGCACTGCTGTGGGGTGCAGAACTACTCAGACTGGGAGAAGACCGATTACTTCGCCCAGAGGGGAATCCCTCGGAGCTGCTGCAAGAGCCAGGACGACTGCTCAGTGGAGGATCTGAGAGACCCAAATAAAGCCAAGCTGAAAGTGTTTGTGGAT ggttgttttttcctggtaaCGTCAACGATGGAGTCAAAAATGAGTGTGGTGGCTGGAATCTCCTTTGGCATTGCGTGCTTTCAG ttggttGGCATCATTCTCGCCTGCTGCCTGTCCCGGTACATCACAAACAATCAGTATGAGATGGTGTAG